The sequence below is a genomic window from Ischnura elegans chromosome 2, ioIscEleg1.1, whole genome shotgun sequence.
GTTTTTggcattattatatttaaaaaaaaataattgcagttCTTTGTTACTCATTTATTATCGTTTACGTTATAAGTTAGAAAATTTGTGTTAGCAATAATTAGTAAGTGCAATTATCAGAAAAATTACCTAATTTCGGTCGATCACATGCAAATCATTCCAACCATTGTTTCGGCCTCTTCGTGAATGTACGTTTACGTAAATTACCTTGACTACGAAAAATGCCAATTAAAATGCCCATGCTAGATTCATTCGCACCCTTTTGCGATGACTTGGCTATGGAATGACTACACACATCGAATTACCATCGAGACCCGAGTCATCGCCAATTACTCAAATCATCTCGACCTAAATCCGCGAAACAAGCCTATTACGAAGCGCTCGCTGTCGAGTTTCATCCACGGTAGGAGATTGAAAGGTAATTATCGCTCTTGACTTCATCTCATACCATCTTGAGAAAGGCACAGAAACCGAAAATATGTCATGACTTCaaggtttcaaaattttctaggtaatattttcatttatcattcttGGTGTTTAGCAGGATTTATCATTGGACACGTACCTATCCACATCTGGTGGCGGTTGATATTCTCAAGTCCATTAAAACCTCCTCAGACCCCGAAGTGATTGCTTCTAATGACGGAGAATGACAGACGCAATTCCGCTCTTTTAGTTTTGATCGGAAATTCTACCGTAGTTATCATTTATTCCCTTCGCACCTCAGCTACTTGTTGCATCGCACTTCACtgccaatttttttctccgagTAACCGTTGGAGGTTTTTAATCTTGGATTAGTGAGTGATTTTAAGTTACATCAgacaaaattccacagaggaatgACGCATcggaagcttaactggctaaagaaaTCGACTAGAGATCGGGGAATATGGGTTCGAGTACCGGtcaaggtgaataatttttttctctgtggaattttcgcactatTTGCGTATTGCGGGTGACtttgtaaagttatcaccattgGTAGTTCCGGTATAATACTTAAATTACAAGAGGCAATTGGTTTATCAAGTGAACATGTCTACCTatataattgatatttaaaaagttaGGTAAGAATTTAAGATATTCAAGACGCTTAAGACGTGTTAtagacgtaaaaatatttttagcgccAGATTTTTTGTAAACATCAATAATAGTAGCAGAGACGTATAATAGGTATTTTCATTCACCCTTTTTGTAACGTAGTTTACGTTGAATTTGTTAAACTgggttacaaaatattttggataaaaGTATGGCACAAAGAATAAGAGCTTTACGTACTGGGATACTTGCTCATTGATTTAATCGCCCGAAAGAGCTAGAATTGGTATGCTATACCCCTTTCAAAATTTGTATTGAATAATAGTagttaagaattttttaaaccttatttgatcatatttaaattagtgatcgTTCTCTTTAGAAAATTTTACGATTGCGTTTAAAATCATTTCACTCAGTTCCGTAGTTAATTTCTGGTACCTATCGCCAATATCGATATATTTATCAGTAAATGGGGTTTTTCTGACAGCCTTAGCCCTCTTTTCTCGTTGACAGAACTCTAGGTGATTTATTTCTACATCCTTTTTAAACAAAATAGGGTTAAACTACTCGGAGTGCGTTCGTAACGAAGAAATGCCGTGTTTTAAACGCTCCTTTCCGCTGGTGTTcaagtaaaatgttttgaaagtcaATAAATGGGAAATTGCCTGGCAAATTTCATAACGATTTAGTGTATGCGTATATTTGTGAAGAGATTCGGCTTTTCTTAATGCTTCAACTGCCGGCGAGCATTATTTTCAGGTCCTTGGTCCTCGAATCGAGCAAATATTCGGCGAGCAATTTGCAAGGATTTTCCGCTGTCCTTCGGGGCAGTTCAAAGAAAATCTCCTTCACGAAGTCTTTATGTGGTGGCTTCTTGACAACCGAGTGGATAtggtttttctattattatttgttCAATATTGGAAATTCGCATTtgttatattataattatttactaaGATAGTTAATTTGAAATACCTGGAATCGTTTGATATTATATTACAGGATTCTATTATACTGTACCGATTCATTCATTCGTCGGCCTTATCGGTGTCGGTTTTATTAATGCCTTAGTTATATTCCTTAAAAATTCATTGAGATGACTTTTTGATGGctagatattttataatttgatctGTTACCCATCATTTTTGTATCATGCACGACTGATTGTGATAATGAGTGTTTTAGCTAGAGATTAAAATGCTAAATTTGCTTAGCTTGAGACCAGCCTTTATGAATTTTGTAAGTATGTTGTTCCATCCATCGATCTCATCCATTCCAACTCATAGTGAACAAGTCTACTTTAAATGGCAACAGTTTGAGTATATTGAGGAGATGACTTAGTATTTGTAACACTGATGTGTTATTATACAGATGTCATCTAAGATGCCCAGATTCTTAAATTCTCGTGCTTCATGCCGGGGTTAGGACTGGAGGGATAAAATATgtgaagaataggattttaaattGTTACTTGACTGAGTGGTGGTGCATTTTTCCGTTTTGATTGGTAACAAGCCATAGGAAATGGGAAACGGGTTCATGATTACGTGCGttcataaaataatcaataaattctACCGATCTTAAATTTTATCAGTCTTCCTGCATTTGATTGTGATTCAGCAACTTTTTCCCAAGTATATTATTGTATTACGCATCTTAGATTTTATATTGACGAATAACTTATTGTAAGTTAAAAAGGAAAACTTATCTACAGAGCGCTATATTTATTGTCAACTGACATTACGGAAATCGTGTGAATGAGGTTTACTGGTTTCTAATGAAATCATGATGGCCTGAGAAATGAAGTAAATGTAACCCTGAATGCTTATTTCAAGTAAATATACTGCATTTTGAGCGACCCAACGTTCTCAGCCGCTAGTTGAAACACCGTTCAAGCGAGAATGTCTGCGTAAAAAGATATTTTCCGTATTGAGAAAGAGTCAACATGCATACAAGAATGCTCAAAGATGAGGTGCTTTCTTTGCAAAGGAAGAGAATCTCGGGTAACCATACCGACGAGTACAGCAATCCTTACCGAGACGTGTGTTGAAATCGAGGATTGTCACCGTCGTGTGGTCATATGTGCGTGTGGTATACTTTAAAggcaaatcttaaaaaaaaaatagttctcattgttgttcttttttgtatttttctgttgTTTCGTTGCCTTTACCCTCGGTAGGTTTTTGCATTTGGGTCTTTGAAATTATCAGGTGATAGGATAAAAATTAGCTTCCGTATTTGTTGGAAATCTCTGGTTGCAATTAAACGGACTGAAAGACGATTCAGTTCTGGGAGTGGTAGAGAAATGAGAGGTATATTTTGTCGACCATTTTCTTCaagtaattatatttcaaaaaattaatttttcccagacTTAAATAAAAGATTCCATTtgtattattttccttctttactCCTCGTGGAATCAAGTACACATTCTTCCCTTAAAGGCTTTCACTATATAAAgggctgaaattaaaattaatagttttatgcAAGCCTAATGCTTAGGAACTCAGAACGAAACTTAGTTTATGCATAGATGAAAAGAATAACAACTTTTCCAGTTATTCGACCAAGTTATAAAGCTGTCAACACTGAGATAATATTGGTTGCCGACCCATGATGTAGATTGCCGAGTTCAATGGTAATCCTTAACTTCCGTGTACTCTTTGATAAAACAACGACTGAACGACAATGAAAACTATCTGTAAAAAGCGTCATATTACCCCAATTTTTTTGTTGTCCAACAATGtcaatttacttttatttttttctgtttgtgtAATTACTCTGCCATTATCCATCTATTCAATGATGATGAGTAAAATTCTGGAATCTGGGTAGtaataatattagttaaatatagGGGTAATTTCGCATTGCTTTACATACTTACGCTATACCTTGCCAACTTGcctaaattttcagaattttttaaactttgtccAGCTATGCTTTAGACTCATGCACCTATTTTCCCtcgcgattttttttccttattttaagcTTCCCAATATCTTGGAGGTTACACTGCGCGTGATTCACTTAGCATTGGAGGTCGCATTGAATTGTCCTCGAGAGGCGCTCCGGCGCAGAGTACTCTCGTCTGACGCTCGAGAGTCAACAAGCACGACTCTGCTGTGGAGTGGGCTCCTATTCAGTCGAGGACGTCCCGGGCCCGCgttgaagtaatatttttgaaacagaGTAGGAATTCCTCGTGCTTTTGCAATGCTTCTGAATCCTTGATGTAGTTCTGGTCTCCTCGATTCTCTGCTCGCGGAGTTGTGTTTGAATCGTTCGTGGTTGATTCGGATACGAAATGATCCCGAACTCCCATTACTTCATTATcagttgagtaatttttttcacagTGGTATTTATCTCGAAGATTGTAATAATGACGCTACAAAACTGAAGTATGGTGTAGTTACGCTACagggaaaaaaattcactccTACGTTCGACACTGAATATTTATCGACGCTGACCATGGTTGCGATACTTGAATCATTATCAAGGCTCCTTGGATTCGGGCAAGTGTACCTGTAGTGTAGTGAAGAAAGTCGTTGAAATCTCCTCGCTGAGACCATTTACAGATTGACCTCACCGCCCTGAAATAGCAGCATTGTCGATGACTTGCGAAagagataattaaaaattgtaaactgtTTTCTTTAATCACAGAAAAAATACATGTGTTATTATAATATTCTCTGAAATAATGGGAAATAATAAAGTACCTAATTGAATGACAATGGAATGGAGTCATGGTGGTTCCTGTTATTGCCACACGTTCCACGTGTTATTTTCTTTGACACGATCTGTAATGTATTATGAGGATGCAGCAAATAAATTGGCTTTTCGTGAGCATTTCAGCGGTTCTGTTTTTATGTTTATGacagaaaaatatattgcacTAGGACTGAGAACTtcataaaatggaataatattacTTAGACTTATACAATTAAACTGAGGCAAtgaaacaggaaaaataaataattttctactcGTAATCATGCTAGACTATGAGAGAGTTGTTTAAATTATGATCataatgagaattattttacCTAACAGGGTAAAGGGTGTGTTTTGTCTACGtagtttttaatgatttaacCACGCGAGCatataattttacaaaaacatttaGTGACATGAATATGATGTTTGTAATCTAACGTGTAACATAATGGACGATTGAATGCAATACCACGTGTTGAATATGCTTGCACTATATTTACAGTATTATAATCCTAAGCAATCTCATTTTCGTACAAAAAACGTCGTTGAtctatgttttttaaatatatttttgataaatgtaaGACGAAAAGATGGATAGGatgcctttcattttttattggcaTTTAGTAAAATACCTCAGGAAATTTTTCCTAGAGAGCTAACTCCCGCTACTATAGCGAGCGAATAATAAAATCtgggaaattttgtttttctgtcGCCACTGCGTGCACCGGATAAGCGCCCACTGCCACTCCCTGACCACTAATTTAATACGGTCTTGACGAAGTTATTTTTCGACGCCATCCTGTAAGTAGCAATTTCCGCTTATCTCATTGCTCTACTGTGCGTGATTACCTATTCTTATCCTAATTCAAGGAAAAGTATTCAGTCACTCCTCACGCTTCCACTATCTCAACCCTTTTTTGGATTTGAAATGGCTCAGCGTTTCTGCAATGAGAACAATCTTAGAATAGTGTGCGAATAGAATTTGGTTCATTAAAATAGATTGGTAGCGGTGTCCAGCTTGGGCAACTTCCATTGATTTTTCTCCTTGAATACCTATTTTTCAATCAGTTATAAAGTGACGGGTTTCGTCATACTTTTTTTATGTGCCGCTACATGAAAAGTTCCAGAGGACGAAAGTGCATTTGCACGGTTTTAAGGGAATATTTATGATCCTATTGTACGGTGTACAAAACGTTTTCAAAGGAGTTTATTGAGTTAAGCAAATATTATAACTTATTTACCTAACGATGAATTCGGTTAAGGCTGTCGCGCATGTATTCACATTATCTCTCCTTCGTTATACTTGAAAATTCTCTCCAATTTATGTATTTCCTGTACCTATTTTCGTTTCTTAAATATTACCCCCAGAAAAAGTCTTCGGGCATCTCCAATCAAATATCCTTAAAGTGTGATGTGGCCGGAATAGAAACAAACTGGTCCTTCTAAAAGGAATGCGTGAGTCACAGTCCTACCACTCAGTGTTGGGAGAGTTAACAAAAATTAACCGATTAACGTTGATGCAATCCTAGGAAAACTTTATTAGTTTAAGTTAAAAGTTACCTTTCTTCATATGTAACTGATTTAAGtttgaattaaaatgtaaattttacggaaaagttatttttttaaagcttttaaataattgtgaggtaccgttttaaattatttgattcgaAATTTCTACAATACTCTTGCAAACTTCgagttcataaataatttattcagctTCTAACATAAAGTCAttaacattaaatataaatttcactcCAAAATTTGTATCGTATAATCGTGATAGAAGTGATTTATCGTTTTCTAATCCTAATCTATCCCTTTCTAGAATTTTTAGCACTATCTGCTATTTGAATTGATTGTAAAGGACATTGTGTGCTTTCAATTTCATGCAAAATTACTACCAATACTATAGGTTGGACTTATCGCTATCATAGAGTGCGTTTGATTATGGACTGTTTTGTGAGGGAAAATCCAGGTTGATTAAAAGGGAATGGGCGGGAAGCTTTTGAAGCTGAGGAATAGAGCGGTGTAAATAATATGTATAACTTGGGAAAAGTGTGAACATTTTGTAGGATGCGTTCAAAGTGCCTGGTAGTTCGCTGAAAATATAACGTGACATCAATTTATCGGATGAAGTGGTCAATCTATATCTCACTGcgtatgattttattattaaatgtttggtattgatttttcaattttactaatTAAATTGCTTCATAGTGTGAAAAATATGCACCTCATTTTATAATGACCTTTATGAGTTATCATTTGAGCATATTTGTatttaaagtatatatttttttacagtaattggGTCGAGCAGGTTGGCCTGGTAAATGAGAGTAAATAATGTCTTGCAAAGCTTGGTGCCGAGGGAATGTTTTCAATCGGaggatatcatattttatttactcaGACTTTAGACCCGACAGTTGcgttggataggtgagggtggagtaCACTCCAAAATTTGTCACAAGCGTTTGAATGACAGACTGTCAGGGTAGGGGGGCTAATTCATTTCGCTGGGCCACTTCACATTTAGAAGATTTTTCTTCGGCATTGCCCGGAAGCATCACTAGGGGTCTAACTCGTCACACTTACGGAAGTAAGCGAGAGGAAACTAAGCTATACGATGTATTTAACGGACATAAAAAGTCAATATTTGTTCTTAAATCACAATTGCTATATTTTGAGTGACATATAAGGACGCCAAAGTTCTGGTAGTTTCTACACTGGATTAACTTATTGAATCTACTCAATGCCGCaaaggctgggagccgttggagactcggaggctgcgtgctaggcttacattgcttgaacaattgagaatgaatatctttaagagcgacacggagaacataatattacagccacactatatttccaggtccgatagaagcgataaattaagagagatattttgccgaacggatagacattGGCTTTCGTtgttcctccgaaccataaaggactttagtaaatgctagtcctaacttcgttagagctctTCATTTtgatgtgtaaacggctggtgtcctaaccccCCTGCCACATGCTTTTTAGGTGGCTagcgtggtattatgtagatgtagaagttgtTTCTATAaacagtttttctttattttttgcttgAGCAATAAACATGTGCATCTATCTCTCTGTATTTTTCAGTTTAGTTGAAACTTAAACCCTTATGCTTACGttgtcaataaaatatttcctggtcAGCCTTCTTCTGGCATGCTATGGTCGCAGATTAGTGTCAGTCCACCAACTTTCGTCCGTTTCCGTTGGAGATAACTTGCATCCGCTTCGCCGCGTGGACTCGTGATTTACTTAACCCAGTGATTGGTAGGGAGACAATGCAGCGGCGATCACGCCACACGAGACCGGGGAATCACGCCGAATCACGCCTGGGGGGCATTTGATTCACGGCAACCAGTTTGAGAATAATGTCTTCGCTCTCCTCGACTTTTCATGATAATGCAGTTCGTGTTCGCTCCGCTCTCAGTAGCCAATAGTATTCGTGTTAGGTACCAACGGCGGTCGTTCATAACATCCCGATCATTGAAGGTCGTCAAAGGCGTGGGTTAAAGAGGGAAAAGGGGATGTCTGCCTTGTTGGACGGAGGAGAATCGACCGAAGTTGCTTGTTTGCTGTGTTGCACTTCGGCAATGAAATTTAGAGGCCTTGTTCCACGCTAAATCATGTCGTCaaatacgtaatgaaaaattCATGATATCTTAGCATGAAGTGGTACGCATGCTTGAGCTACAAATTCCTTTAGGCAAGAGGGCGTGTCGCTCTCACTTGATCGGctacttgcattaaaaattatatgcatgcaCAAATATAATATTGATAATATAAGAAGTAAGttgttttggtaaaaaatatattctagatTCATCATAGTAAGCAGGGAAATGTGTCAACACCGTACTTTTAATTTATAACCAAATACATGTTGtaattttagggaaaaatttcATCTGAATGACAGCAGCTCTATAATTTGGCCATTTAACTGGAAGACATGTTAATTTTATCATCTACGTATAAACTAACCTGCGTTTTGAGCTACGAATTTTTCTGCTTATCCATTTACTGCTATTGATGGACCTCGTATTTAACAGTTTTAAGTAATAAGTGATCACTGTAAGAAGGAATCTCCTTCAGTTACTCAGCAACTTTAGATCTGCAGTATTTTTCAGTTAATGATGTTCTTCTATGGACGCCTCGAAGTTGATGCGGAATGATAGATTTTTTTTCTGCAGATTAGCGCAGATTAAAAGATGCAAGCTGAAACGGTGAAATAAATCCGTATTGAATATGTATCGACAaaagtgatttattacaaaaaaaaacaaatatgttaGAAGGGAAAACCGAACTGGCGAAAGTTTTAAAATCTCTAGTCCATCGATCATCCGGTTTTTCCACGAATAGTCACTTTAACATTCATGTTTAAATATCTTAAGATAATAGGTGGTATATTTTGCTAAGGAAAAATCCCAAATCCCTGTTACCTAACATAACTGCAGGAAATTCCCATTTCTATTTTTAGGCctcttttacaatatttttaccatgatttatttaattgtaatgacgctttaaaatttatttcctaagACATTTTCTTAATATCTAAATACTACCTACATCCAACCATCAATTTATGGTCAAAATTTCTCATTCTGTAATTCTCCTCATTGCTACAAAGGCAAGATGAAGATATTGTGCATTGTTAACAAAAATAAAGAGGGCATTGCATTAGTGGTGATTTATATAAATTAACTATTGCTTGAATTGGAATCATATTTGAAAGTTGTTGCATAGCTTAATGAAGAATATGCCAGATTTCAGATTTGAGAtcgtaaatgtttgtttttcttttattttaaaagtatattgTGGGTCAGTTCAACCGAGAATAAAGTCAGGGGATCTAGAAATCTGGAAATAAAGATAATTATAACTAATTAGCATTCCgagttatttattgcattttttcattacaattatcTGAATAGCGTCGAGATCTTATCAGGTGTGAAGATTTATTCAGTCATCATAGTCGTTGCCTTACACGAGATTCATTGATCTTTCCTTTGGGCCCATGCTCTTCTCATTGCAACCACTTTCAGCAGATTTTGGCGTCAAGCAAACTCAGAGCAGcacaaatattcatttaaaatcatgTCTTTGGTCTGCCGACGTCGAGATTgatacaaaaaataaggaaagtgCTCTAAATTTCATAATAACTTCTGTGAAGAAACTCTATGATGTTGTAGGGTGTTATTCTTGACAGGATTATTTTACACTCCGCATGCCGCAGAAAACTTGGATGGAATACCTTCTTCAGGAGGTACCGATTGAATCCTTAGCCGAAGAATCCACCGCCACCACCACCTCCGAAGGAGGACGAACCGGCCATGGCTGCGCTGCCACTGAATCCGCCTCCGAATCCGCCTCCAGGGAATCCTCCGAATCCACCGCCACCACCGAAAGAGGCGGCCCCGGCCTGAGCCCCGCTACCGCTGAAGCCGCCGCCAAACTGTCTCTTCACGCGAAGGTCTGAAAGACGGTAAGAAAAAATATCGATGTAGTTTCGTTTTAGATTAATACCTGTAATAGCCTATGCTGCTTGATTGTATATACATACCATAAGACTGGTGGTGGTCTCTTTAGATTAACAAATTATCTCAAGTATAacggggggatcgggttggtgtggcggcaaGAGTGTTGCCCTAGAGCGGCTAGAGCGGTTTCCCACCCGGtgtgctcgggttcaaatcctggcagtggcagagaattttcagagactgcccgatccctgcttgaatgttgtgtggaggacatttcaagcgcaacactccgtccgtcggatgggacgttaagccgtggtccccttggcgcctttcgttaagagcaggctaacgccgacgccgggtttctctccacccttccttccacaccctcccctcatggcgcaaattacctcagctgtcggtcgcctcctccaaataccatacttttAAGTATAACGCTTGATTATACTTAGATAAACTTGATTGTACTTAGCAAGTTATATAtgtttttttggataattttggaAGTCATCTATTTTCTGTCATACATTAAGTGGAAAGTGCGCATAAGCCGTAAGAATTAATAGATAGTTATTTACTTTATAAAATAACATCTTCAAGCGTTCAAATATTCGCTC
It includes:
- the LOC124153854 gene encoding glycine-rich protein 5-like — its product is MKQAVSLLCLVVLATALPAENLRVKRQFGGGFSGSGAQAGAASFGGGGGFGGFPGGGFGGGFSGSAAMAGSSSFGGGGGGGFFG